A region of Thermococcus barossii DNA encodes the following proteins:
- a CDS encoding MBL fold metallo-hydrolase translates to MKLTIVYENHAGFRKGLLGAHGFSALVEHNGRRVLVDTGTDGSVLLHNMEELGIEPSSIDFLFVTHGHYDHTGGMKALLEARTKPLKVIGHPEIFRKRIALKPRKRDIGIPFSREELEELGAEFVLRKEPFEFAPGFWSSGEILRRAWDRAVGYVEKDGRLTKDPVPDDIALIVDLGNEVAVITGCGHSGVLNIAWHAEDVSGKPVKALIGGLHLIGAKKEVLDEVAERIDAEKLYAGHCTGIDSYAYLRMRLGDRVESLHVGKVIEL, encoded by the coding sequence ATGAAGCTGACCATTGTGTACGAGAACCATGCCGGATTCAGAAAGGGTCTCCTTGGCGCCCACGGCTTTTCGGCGCTCGTTGAACACAATGGAAGGAGGGTTCTCGTTGATACAGGGACAGATGGGAGCGTGCTCCTCCACAACATGGAAGAGCTGGGAATCGAGCCTTCCAGCATAGACTTCCTTTTCGTCACCCACGGCCACTACGACCACACCGGCGGGATGAAGGCACTCCTCGAAGCCAGAACGAAGCCGCTAAAGGTTATAGGACACCCCGAGATCTTCAGAAAGAGGATAGCCCTGAAACCCAGGAAGCGGGACATAGGAATACCTTTCAGCAGGGAGGAGCTTGAGGAGCTCGGTGCGGAGTTCGTTCTCAGGAAAGAGCCCTTCGAGTTCGCACCGGGGTTCTGGAGTTCGGGAGAGATACTCAGGCGGGCGTGGGACAGGGCGGTTGGCTACGTCGAAAAGGATGGGAGGCTCACAAAAGACCCTGTTCCCGACGACATCGCGCTGATAGTCGATCTCGGGAACGAAGTGGCGGTCATCACCGGCTGCGGTCACTCAGGGGTGCTCAACATAGCGTGGCACGCGGAGGACGTTAGCGGAAAACCCGTTAAAGCTCTCATCGGAGGTTTGCATCTCATCGGGGCGAAGAAAGAGGTGCTGGATGAGGTGGCGGAGAGAATTGACGCCGAAAAACTCTACGCCGGCCACTGCACCGGGATTGATTCCTATGCATACCTCAGGATGAGACTCGGCGATAGGGTTGAGTCCCTCCATGTAGGTAAGGTCATCGAGCTCTAG
- a CDS encoding CBS domain-containing protein — MVGILVQEVMTDRFQKIDIDAPLSEAIGIFEKEDPDLILVFDGNLYKGVLTQDLIVRSHLKWDPTKAKVRDVYKTAPVIKPDEDLSKAAKLMIEVDLRSLPVGESKAEIIGVISDMELLNRIVKEEFGKKKVEDFMTKDVITLKPEDTVAKALATMRDHAISRIPVVNEEGRLEGLVTLHDLIIRFIKPRFKAQYGEVAGEKIPPFSMQLRDVMIRGVITIPAEATLREAVKTMMDNDIDGLVVVDDGNRVRGILTVKDMLLPISRMVEKEARFYLQLGGDADVLSDFTRERIIEDVKRFVDGYEDLLGQEGIIYLHIRRFNERFRGVHLYQARMRVVTDRGVFVATGETWGAIQAVHDALRAIERQLLQKAELEKDTRYYKRFLEKMGLE, encoded by the coding sequence ATGGTCGGTATTCTTGTGCAGGAGGTTATGACCGACAGGTTCCAGAAAATAGACATCGACGCCCCGCTTTCTGAGGCGATCGGGATTTTTGAAAAGGAAGACCCCGACCTTATTCTGGTCTTCGACGGAAACCTGTACAAGGGAGTCCTGACCCAGGACCTGATAGTACGCTCCCACCTCAAGTGGGACCCAACCAAAGCCAAGGTTAGGGACGTCTACAAGACCGCCCCCGTTATAAAGCCGGATGAGGACCTTAGCAAGGCCGCCAAGCTCATGATTGAGGTTGACCTGCGCTCCCTCCCAGTCGGGGAGAGCAAGGCTGAAATCATAGGCGTTATAAGCGATATGGAGCTCCTCAACAGGATCGTTAAAGAGGAGTTTGGAAAAAAGAAAGTTGAGGACTTCATGACGAAGGACGTTATAACCCTGAAACCCGAAGACACGGTCGCGAAGGCGCTCGCAACGATGCGCGACCATGCGATTTCGAGAATACCCGTTGTCAACGAGGAGGGGAGGCTTGAGGGCCTCGTTACTCTTCACGACCTGATAATCAGGTTCATCAAGCCCCGGTTCAAGGCCCAGTACGGTGAAGTAGCTGGTGAGAAGATACCGCCCTTCAGCATGCAGCTCCGTGATGTCATGATTAGGGGTGTTATAACGATACCCGCCGAGGCAACGCTGAGGGAAGCCGTCAAGACGATGATGGACAACGACATAGATGGGCTTGTTGTCGTTGACGACGGCAACAGGGTAAGGGGAATCCTCACCGTCAAGGACATGCTCCTGCCCATATCGAGGATGGTTGAGAAGGAGGCTCGCTTCTACCTCCAGCTCGGTGGAGACGCGGACGTCCTCAGTGACTTCACGAGGGAGAGAATAATCGAGGACGTAAAGCGCTTCGTTGACGGCTACGAGGACCTCCTTGGTCAGGAGGGCATAATCTACCTCCACATCAGGCGCTTCAACGAGCGCTTTAGAGGGGTGCACCTTTACCAGGCCAGGATGCGCGTTGTCACTGATAGGGGAGTGTTCGTGGCAACCGGGGAAACGTGGGGCGCCATACAGGCAGTCCACGACGCACTCAGGGCCATTGAGAGGCAGCTCCTCCAGAAGGCGGAGCTTGAAAAGGACACCCGCTACTACAAGCGCTTCCTTGAAAAGATGGGACTTGAGTGA
- a CDS encoding NOG1 family protein, with the protein MKNPFEKMPTVLTADELIDKAFRRAEKAASAFTPRGGPRAKARQREELRVRTVSNVVRDNLRKLLDRTPGVSELPAFYRELVDTLVDRDQFHRSLARVNWAIKTIRNLEQRYVEKIRYERDPEEIAKLRRQFYGRVADVLKDIADDLEYLNQARNVLKDLPVVDLELPTVVIAGHPNVGKSTLLRALTNARPEVASYPFTTKGINVGQFEEHYLKYQVIDTPGLLDRPLSERNEVERQAILALKHLGKVIVYIFDPSEYCGYPIEEQMHLFEEIHEEFGEFPFIVVLNKVDIADEEKVKQVEDFVRARGLDPLRISALNGEGLDELKERVIELVKPMVEEQARRIMEKELRKYREELEL; encoded by the coding sequence ATGAAGAACCCGTTCGAGAAGATGCCAACGGTGCTTACCGCTGACGAGCTCATCGACAAGGCCTTTCGGAGGGCCGAAAAGGCTGCCTCGGCCTTCACGCCGAGGGGAGGGCCGAGGGCCAAGGCAAGGCAGAGGGAGGAGCTGAGGGTAAGAACTGTCTCCAACGTCGTGAGGGACAACCTCAGGAAGCTCCTCGACAGAACCCCCGGCGTCTCGGAGCTGCCCGCTTTCTACAGGGAGCTGGTTGATACGCTCGTTGACCGCGACCAGTTCCACCGCTCCCTCGCGAGGGTGAACTGGGCGATAAAGACGATACGCAACCTCGAGCAGCGTTATGTTGAGAAGATACGGTACGAGCGGGACCCGGAGGAGATAGCCAAGCTGAGGAGGCAGTTCTACGGCAGGGTTGCCGACGTCCTCAAGGACATCGCCGACGACCTCGAGTACCTCAACCAGGCCAGGAACGTTCTCAAAGACCTTCCGGTCGTTGACCTTGAGCTTCCGACGGTCGTCATAGCAGGTCATCCCAACGTCGGAAAGAGCACCCTGCTGAGGGCCTTAACCAACGCGAGGCCGGAGGTGGCGAGCTACCCCTTCACCACCAAGGGCATAAACGTCGGCCAGTTCGAGGAGCACTACCTCAAGTACCAGGTCATAGACACGCCCGGCCTTCTCGACAGGCCGCTGAGCGAGAGGAACGAGGTCGAGAGGCAGGCGATTCTGGCCTTGAAGCACCTCGGAAAGGTCATCGTTTATATCTTCGACCCCAGCGAGTACTGCGGCTACCCGATAGAGGAGCAGATGCATCTCTTCGAGGAGATACACGAAGAGTTCGGCGAGTTCCCCTTCATTGTGGTCCTCAACAAGGTGGACATAGCGGACGAGGAGAAGGTTAAGCAGGTGGAGGACTTTGTAAGGGCCAGGGGGCTTGACCCACTCCGGATTTCGGCGCTTAACGGTGAAGGTCTGGACGAGCTGAAGGAGCGCGTCATAGAGCTCGTCAAGCCGATGGTCGAGGAGCAGGCGAGGAGGATAATGGAGAAGGAACTGAGGAAGTACAGGGAAGAGCTGGAACTCTGA
- a CDS encoding undecaprenyl-diphosphate phosphatase: MVSIGEYIAPLVSGIVVALSSWLSISPEGYFVSNLLHSIDPAYVDYLVPAYLGVTFAVLFYFKEKIALGSQNALRKSFDSDTRYLLYAAIFTVLLGYPILTEVRDVIGPRTSDMVNAAIGVVIIVLGLLAGTKSEAPFKGLESRIREEKGEATLLDAMISGLSQGVTLLRGLSRSGLVLLGLLCTGISVKRALELSFIVAPIYFVMKLAFLGGWEPALPVSLLFTAFLAAFVVSIVTMKALVTLSESIGRRGFLIAFGSVAVVVYLLGVIL; encoded by the coding sequence ATGGTTAGCATCGGTGAATACATAGCTCCCCTCGTTTCAGGCATCGTCGTTGCGCTCTCATCCTGGCTTTCCATCAGTCCCGAGGGGTACTTCGTCTCAAACCTTCTTCACAGCATTGACCCTGCCTACGTGGATTACCTTGTGCCCGCCTACCTGGGGGTTACCTTCGCGGTTCTCTTCTACTTCAAGGAGAAGATAGCCCTCGGTTCCCAGAACGCCCTCCGGAAGAGTTTTGACTCGGACACAAGGTACCTTCTCTACGCCGCCATCTTCACGGTTCTCCTCGGTTACCCCATACTAACCGAGGTCAGGGACGTTATCGGCCCCCGAACCTCGGACATGGTGAACGCCGCCATCGGCGTTGTGATAATCGTTCTGGGTCTTCTCGCCGGCACAAAATCGGAGGCGCCGTTCAAGGGGCTGGAGAGCCGCATCCGGGAGGAAAAGGGGGAGGCCACACTCCTGGATGCAATGATATCCGGCCTCTCGCAGGGGGTTACGCTCCTCAGAGGTCTTTCCAGGAGCGGACTGGTTCTCCTCGGTCTTCTGTGTACAGGCATAAGCGTGAAGCGGGCCCTTGAGCTGAGTTTTATCGTGGCTCCCATCTACTTCGTCATGAAACTTGCGTTCCTCGGCGGCTGGGAACCGGCGCTCCCGGTTTCGCTGCTGTTCACCGCCTTCCTTGCCGCTTTCGTCGTCAGCATAGTGACCATGAAAGCGCTCGTTACGCTCTCCGAATCCATAGGTAGGAGGGGTTTTCTGATCGCATTTGGTTCAGTCGCTGTCGTTGTTTACCTGCTGGGGGTGATCCTGTGA
- a CDS encoding DUF835 domain-containing protein: protein MDVESYIFTPLGIEIAHDAYRIASKIPNFFMAMLLIWGGLHLKYSTSKFKHVVAISVILVLSYVWLFLLAANVFHDNFLIESTFPSFLYGTALIYFGMVLREKEISSRGIDSLFPVGLMLLGALNLTYPFTRYLHWFTPVGFLLGALFRIMAAVGAVKFVFIPFPPARIPAVVRKNIPPGAFLCPSREKVSEKFGAIEEIPSLLMVTRESLDSIVEAVHPNALVFWVTRVMEGQIHQSPEIYAISPTKIDILTDLIAKAVESGYRVVYIDAVEYLIVENGFENVLKFLLNVKDHVLVAGGTLILVVDPGTLDRTQRRILEREFPGE, encoded by the coding sequence TTGGACGTTGAAAGTTATATATTCACGCCCCTGGGAATCGAGATAGCCCACGACGCGTACAGAATAGCCTCCAAGATACCCAACTTCTTCATGGCGATGCTTTTAATCTGGGGTGGTCTCCACCTTAAATACAGCACGAGCAAGTTCAAGCATGTAGTTGCAATCTCTGTGATTCTAGTACTGTCCTACGTGTGGCTGTTCCTTCTGGCGGCAAATGTTTTCCATGACAACTTTCTTATCGAGTCCACTTTTCCATCCTTCCTCTACGGTACGGCCCTGATTTACTTCGGCATGGTTCTTAGGGAGAAGGAGATATCCAGCCGCGGTATAGACTCACTGTTTCCTGTAGGATTGATGCTCTTGGGTGCCCTAAACCTAACGTACCCCTTCACCCGCTATCTTCATTGGTTCACGCCAGTGGGCTTCCTTCTTGGTGCTCTCTTCCGCATCATGGCCGCTGTGGGAGCGGTTAAGTTCGTGTTCATACCGTTTCCACCGGCCAGGATTCCGGCAGTTGTAAGAAAGAACATTCCTCCGGGTGCGTTTCTATGTCCCTCCAGGGAGAAGGTCTCGGAAAAATTTGGGGCGATAGAGGAGATACCGAGTCTGCTGATGGTAACTCGGGAAAGCCTGGACTCAATCGTGGAGGCCGTTCATCCCAATGCCCTTGTCTTTTGGGTTACCCGGGTCATGGAGGGGCAGATACACCAATCCCCTGAGATATACGCGATAAGCCCAACCAAGATAGATATACTTACTGACTTGATAGCCAAGGCCGTTGAGAGTGGCTATAGGGTTGTCTACATAGACGCCGTTGAATATCTGATAGTGGAGAACGGCTTTGAAAACGTCCTCAAGTTCCTTCTCAACGTCAAGGACCACGTTCTCGTTGCAGGTGGAACGCTGATCCTGGTAGTTGATCCTGGAACGCTTGACAGAACCCAGAGAAGAATTTTAGAAAGGGAATTCCCGGGGGAATAA
- the glmU gene encoding bifunctional sugar-1-phosphate nucleotidylyltransferase/acetyltransferase has product MKAVVLAAGKGERLRPLTDDRPKVVLKVANRAIIEYVLENLDPFVDEFILVVRYEKEKLIKALGDEFNGKPITYIEQLPGDGTAKAIESVGEIIENEEFIVANGDIYFEIDGVKELVSVFRREKADAALLVKEFDDLSHFGKVEVDGNAVTAVREKPGKVSGYANLGVYIFKPDVFDFIRKTPVSERGEYEITDTLNLMLEAGRKVAYAVYSGYWNDVGRPWNLLELNEYLLKNRLKHSIKGIVEEGATVVPPVEIGEGTVVRSGAYIIGPVKIGRNSRIGPNCFIRPYTSIGDNCHIGNAVEIKNSIIMDHSNAPHLNYVGDSIIGENTNLGAGTITANLRHDKGTVKVEIKGKLEDSGRKKLGAIIGHNVKVGINVSIYPGRKIGSNAFVGPGVIVDRNVPSGSLVVVKQEKTVMTR; this is encoded by the coding sequence GTGAAGGCAGTCGTTCTCGCAGCCGGAAAGGGTGAGAGGCTACGCCCGCTGACCGATGACAGGCCAAAGGTCGTGCTCAAGGTGGCCAACAGGGCGATAATCGAGTACGTGCTTGAGAACCTCGATCCCTTCGTTGATGAGTTCATCCTGGTCGTCAGATACGAGAAGGAGAAGCTGATCAAAGCCCTCGGGGACGAGTTCAACGGAAAGCCCATAACATACATCGAGCAGCTCCCCGGAGACGGAACGGCGAAGGCCATTGAATCCGTGGGTGAGATTATCGAAAACGAGGAGTTCATAGTGGCAAACGGGGACATATACTTTGAGATAGACGGGGTAAAGGAGCTAGTGAGTGTCTTTAGGAGGGAAAAGGCTGACGCGGCCCTGCTCGTCAAGGAATTCGACGACCTGAGTCACTTCGGCAAGGTTGAGGTTGATGGAAACGCGGTCACGGCAGTGAGAGAAAAGCCCGGGAAGGTTTCTGGTTACGCAAACCTTGGGGTCTACATATTCAAACCTGACGTCTTTGACTTCATCAGGAAAACCCCGGTCAGCGAGCGCGGGGAGTACGAGATAACCGACACGCTAAACCTGATGCTTGAGGCCGGAAGGAAAGTAGCTTACGCCGTCTACTCCGGCTACTGGAACGACGTCGGCAGACCCTGGAACCTGCTTGAGCTCAACGAGTATCTCCTCAAGAACAGGCTCAAGCACAGTATCAAAGGTATCGTGGAGGAAGGAGCAACGGTAGTGCCTCCGGTTGAGATAGGTGAGGGAACGGTGGTGAGGAGCGGGGCATATATAATCGGTCCCGTGAAGATAGGCAGGAACTCCCGCATCGGGCCGAACTGCTTCATAAGACCCTACACAAGCATCGGCGACAACTGCCACATAGGCAACGCCGTGGAGATAAAGAACTCGATAATCATGGACCACAGCAACGCGCCCCACCTCAACTACGTTGGCGATTCAATAATCGGGGAGAACACCAACCTTGGCGCCGGAACAATCACCGCCAACCTGAGGCACGACAAGGGCACGGTGAAGGTTGAGATTAAAGGGAAGCTTGAAGACTCAGGGAGAAAGAAGCTCGGCGCGATAATAGGACACAACGTCAAGGTCGGGATAAACGTGAGCATCTATCCCGGCAGGAAGATAGGTAGCAACGCTTTTGTTGGCCCAGGGGTAATAGTTGACAGAAACGTTCCAAGTGGCAGCCTCGTGGTGGTGAAGCAGGAGAAAACGGTGATGACGAGATGA
- a CDS encoding endo-1,3-alpha-glucanase family glycosylhydrolase, with protein METLKSLRLLVILIVVQALFISPHYTHASDSIDNGPKVYRIVMTIVTTSDWTTISSDGIEFLNSKITVLQGDGSGLRVWHSGNKVGITKSPFNMTLVKANITLIINLTRCEGLTLKIQKGDIGYSYVRIVNINSETPVPVGEFNNSGSIQNDSTNLREFPVSCEKIKQNGPLSLPSGDGIPKMVWAFYYPWYRAEQWDSDPALIDVPLLGKYSSSDPRAIRAHIKLAKAAGIDGFIVSWWGEGTYTDQNLKKILPIAAEEGFKVAIYLESLGGGGKPRPPNELKDMLRYFFRTYGSDERYFHLWGKPVIFVWAAGVTPLEVWKEIFEDLREEGYGGVYIANTLNPKYLEVFDGLHTYATINLDLRKVYPRAFIQCKTYPLLEETPKPRIWAATISPGYDDRHIPGREGHFQPRMDGEYYMYTFEAAVDSNPDWLLITTFNEFPENTFIEPSRKYGFKYVLMTANFTATFKGTKPNITAVLELKERWRLEEFEEKPPVETESRTETKPSTTTQSPTTTLPPSTTTSTASSHVHETTTSHSTESLGDGGEETSATCGTGVFMLIVPLVRIFTKQRKKEL; from the coding sequence ATGGAAACACTGAAAAGCCTCCGCCTCCTTGTCATTTTAATAGTTGTGCAGGCCCTTTTCATTAGCCCCCACTACACCCATGCGAGTGACAGCATTGATAACGGACCGAAGGTTTACAGAATCGTCATGACGATCGTGACAACTTCTGACTGGACAACAATATCATCCGACGGAATTGAATTTCTGAATTCCAAAATAACGGTTCTCCAGGGGGACGGTTCAGGGCTTAGAGTCTGGCATAGTGGAAACAAGGTTGGTATAACGAAATCTCCATTCAACATGACACTTGTGAAAGCAAACATAACCCTCATAATAAACCTCACAAGATGCGAAGGACTAACGCTAAAAATACAGAAGGGGGATATTGGATACTCATATGTACGGATTGTTAACATAAACTCAGAGACTCCTGTGCCAGTTGGAGAATTCAACAATTCGGGGTCAATACAAAATGATTCCACAAACCTTAGAGAATTTCCAGTCAGCTGTGAAAAAATCAAACAGAATGGCCCCCTAAGCCTTCCCAGCGGAGACGGAATACCAAAAATGGTGTGGGCTTTCTATTACCCCTGGTATCGAGCCGAACAATGGGACAGCGATCCGGCACTGATAGACGTCCCGCTTCTCGGGAAGTATTCTTCTTCGGACCCCCGCGCGATAAGAGCTCACATCAAACTTGCAAAGGCTGCAGGTATTGACGGCTTCATAGTTTCCTGGTGGGGGGAAGGGACATACACTGACCAAAACCTGAAAAAGATCCTCCCCATTGCCGCCGAGGAAGGATTCAAAGTAGCCATATACCTCGAATCCCTCGGTGGAGGCGGAAAACCCCGTCCTCCCAACGAGCTTAAAGACATGCTCAGGTACTTCTTCAGAACCTACGGAAGCGACGAACGGTACTTCCACCTGTGGGGGAAGCCGGTTATATTTGTCTGGGCCGCGGGAGTCACGCCTTTAGAGGTGTGGAAGGAAATATTCGAAGATCTCAGGGAGGAAGGATACGGGGGGGTATACATAGCCAACACCCTCAACCCGAAGTATCTTGAAGTGTTCGATGGTCTCCACACCTACGCCACAATAAATCTGGATTTGAGAAAGGTGTATCCAAGAGCCTTCATCCAGTGCAAGACCTACCCCCTCCTTGAGGAAACCCCAAAACCACGGATATGGGCCGCTACGATATCCCCAGGATACGATGATAGACACATCCCCGGAAGGGAAGGGCACTTCCAACCGAGAATGGATGGAGAATATTATATGTACACATTTGAAGCGGCTGTGGACAGCAATCCGGATTGGCTTCTGATAACCACCTTCAACGAATTTCCAGAGAATACATTCATAGAACCCAGCAGGAAGTACGGGTTTAAGTACGTGCTTATGACTGCAAACTTTACTGCAACATTTAAAGGTACTAAACCCAATATAACAGCCGTTCTCGAACTGAAGGAAAGATGGCGGCTTGAGGAGTTCGAGGAGAAGCCTCCAGTCGAGACAGAGAGCAGAACAGAAACCAAACCTTCAACCACAACTCAAAGTCCCACAACAACACTCCCCCCATCAACTACTACCTCTACCGCCTCGTCACATGTTCACGAGACAACGACCTCCCACTCCACTGAATCACTGGGAGATGGAGGAGAAGAGACTTCTGCAACCTGTGGTACAGGCGTGTTCATGCTCATAGTGCCGCTCGTCAGGATATTCACCAAACAGCGGAAAAAGGAGCTTTGA